From Nicotiana tabacum cultivar K326 chromosome 20, ASM71507v2, whole genome shotgun sequence, one genomic window encodes:
- the LOC142174492 gene encoding uncharacterized protein LOC142174492 has translation MIQSSRKWQEMFSFALLGYRTTVRTLVGATPYLLIYGTEAIIPAKDEIPSLRFIVEAEIEDSIWVKTHLEQLTLIDEKRMAAVYYVQLYQQRMDHAYNKKMRPRNFYVKQLILRRILPHHQEAKGMFAPNWKRPYIIRKLLPKGALYLGDIEGNDPKTALNADAVKKYYVWSFCSNNII, from the coding sequence ATGATCCAAAGTTCCAGGAAATGGCAAGAAATGTTTtcgtttgcattattgggatatcgcactactgtgcgcacatTAGTTGGAGCAACCCCATACCTTTTGATTTATGGTACTGAAGCCATAATACCTGCCAAAGATGAAATCCCTTCTCTTCggttcattgttgaagctgaaattgaggATAGTATATGGGTCAAAACTCATCTAGAACAGTTAAccctgatcgatgaaaagcgaatggccgcagtctACTACgtgcagttgtatcaacaaagaatggaccatgcctacaacaagaaaatGCGGCCTAGAAACTTTTATGTGAAGCAACTCATTTTAAGGCGTATTCTTCCCCAtcatcaggaagcaaaaggaatGTTCGCTCCTAATTGGAAGAGACCATACATTATCAGAAAATTGTTACCAAAAGGGGCATTATACCtaggagacattgaaggaaatgaccccaaAACAGCTCTAAATGCAGACGCCGTCAAAAAGTATTATGTCTGGTCTTTCTGCAGCAACAACATtatctga